In the genome of Rhodamnia argentea isolate NSW1041297 chromosome 3, ASM2092103v1, whole genome shotgun sequence, one region contains:
- the LOC115730356 gene encoding F-box/LRR-repeat protein 25-like gives MAPPDASPDLSSSPPEAVEVDNISPLPDVIIHHIFCFLPFKDLVKTSVLSKQWRLAWTSTPYINLSFLSLPSRRVALLISSALSLCTATKIEKLHVDCYVRTEFDRWFRFAAARQVEDASLVFGGSDRFVPQFMCDCTSLVSLRISKATFPPDFSIHWPSLKKLCLHDFIFDYFPSGKDVIKKIIRGCPVLESLTLLSSRVGIFNVWIDSRSLRELVIEADSIWSLDISAPLHISAPNLHSLRLSGGVVFSLFLTGVSSLAEAELNFKQPTACRWNFSRDLRFLLTKL, from the coding sequence ATGGCGCCACCAGACGCCAGCCCTGatctctcctcctctccgccAGAGGCGGTGGAGGTTGATAACATCAGCCCCCTGCCCGACGTCATAATCCACCATATCTTCTGCTTCTTGCCCTTCAAAGACCTGGTGAAGACCAGCGTGTTGTCCAAGCAATGGCGTTTGGCTTGGACCTCCACTCCATACATcaatctctctttcctctctctcccctcaagGCGTGTCGCTCTTTTGATCAGCAGTGCACTGAGTCTCTGCACTGCCACTAAGATAGAGAAGCTCCATGTGGATTGTTACGTCCGCACTGAATTCGATCGGTGGTTCCGCTTTGCCGCGGCACGCCAAGTGGAGGACGCTTCGTTGGTCTTTGGAGGCTCGGATCGTTTCGTACCACAATTCATGTGCGATTGCACGTCGCTGGTGAGTTTGCGAATATCGAAGGCTACTTTTCCACCGGATTTTAGCATCCACTGGCCTTCACTTAAGAAATTGTGCCTTCACGACTTTATTTTCGATTACTTTCCTTCGGGGAAGGATGTGATTAAGAAAATAATAAGGGGGTGCCCTGTTCTTGAATCTCTTACATTGCTTTCCTCCCGGGTCGGCATATTCAACGTCTGGATTGATTCAAGATCTCTAAGAGAGTTGGTGATCGAAGCCGATTCTATTTGGTCTCTCGATATTTCGGCTCCGCTCCATATTTCGGCTCCGAATCTGCATTCATTGCGTTTGTCGGGTGGAGTTGTCTTCAGCCTATTCCTAACGGGAGTATCTTCATTAGCAGAGGCAGAGTTGAACTTTAAGCAGCCAACTGCTTGTCGTTGGAATTTTTCTCGCGACTTGAGGTTCCTCCTTACGAAGCTGTAG